Proteins co-encoded in one Aggregicoccus sp. 17bor-14 genomic window:
- a CDS encoding SPFH domain-containing protein, translating to MAETLFGMVLGFVATAIGLPVFFTLLKMLGFYTVVEERTCRVYVLFGSVVAELREPGLNFLWPKLGWRALIVHWVGRVHVVDLRLDQQYLRSLAVNSEEGAPMGIGVWYEMYVSDPVRFLFENADPRGSLAANVSNATVRSLSNMKLSDMLESRHTMSRTVRAEVSPQSHAWGYKLGSVYIRKVHFRDTEMIRQIEEKVVNRLRQVTSAIRQDGANQVSIITSTADRQAAVEFAKAAALRPQIVGAALRRIGEDPEVLNVMFEVLELQRLMASNAAVTLVPQEPTGGGLIGQLLAARGVPEPVKGR from the coding sequence ATGGCTGAGACGCTCTTCGGGATGGTGCTGGGCTTCGTCGCCACCGCCATCGGGTTGCCGGTGTTCTTCACGCTGCTCAAAATGCTCGGCTTCTACACGGTGGTGGAGGAGCGCACCTGCCGCGTGTACGTGCTCTTCGGCAGCGTGGTGGCGGAGCTGCGCGAGCCGGGCCTCAACTTCCTCTGGCCCAAGCTGGGCTGGCGCGCGCTCATCGTGCACTGGGTGGGCCGCGTGCACGTGGTGGACCTGCGCCTGGACCAGCAGTACCTGCGCAGCCTCGCGGTCAACAGCGAGGAGGGCGCGCCCATGGGCATCGGGGTCTGGTACGAGATGTACGTCAGCGACCCGGTGCGCTTCCTCTTCGAGAACGCGGACCCACGCGGCAGCCTCGCGGCCAACGTGAGCAACGCCACGGTGCGCAGCCTCAGCAACATGAAGCTCTCGGACATGCTGGAGAGCCGGCACACCATGAGCCGCACCGTGCGCGCCGAGGTCAGCCCGCAGAGCCACGCCTGGGGCTACAAGCTGGGCAGCGTGTACATCCGCAAGGTGCACTTCCGCGACACGGAGATGATCCGGCAGATCGAGGAGAAGGTGGTGAACCGGCTGCGCCAGGTGACCAGCGCCATCCGCCAGGACGGCGCGAACCAGGTGAGCATCATCACCAGCACCGCGGACCGGCAGGCGGCGGTGGAGTTCGCCAAGGCGGCCGCCCTGCGCCCGCAGATCGTGGGCGCGGCGCTGCGGCGCATCGGGGAGGACCCCGAGGTGCTGAACGTGATGTTCGAGGTGCTCGAGCTGCAGCGGCTGATGGCGAGCAACGCCGCCGTGACGCTGGTGCCCCAGGAGCCCACGGGCGGCGGGCTCATCGGCCAGCTGCTCGCGGCGCGCGGGGTGCCCGAGCCGGTGAAGGGGCGCTAA
- a CDS encoding MBL fold metallo-hydrolase, giving the protein MGVVNVEMGTRVDEVADGIFRISTPLPPSVVPGGFSFNQYLVVDDEPLLFHTGPRRFFPLVRDAIASVLPLERLRWLGVSHVEADECGALNALLTVAPQAQPVCSRVAALTSLEDMADRPPRALADGETLSLGRHSVTWLDTPHLPHGWECGYLFEASTRTLLCGDLFTQPGGAACPPLTEGDILGPSEAFRGALDYFSHSDTARGQLARLARVDPRTLACMHGSAWAGEGGALLQALADSMCGPALRA; this is encoded by the coding sequence ATGGGCGTCGTGAACGTGGAGATGGGCACGCGGGTGGACGAGGTGGCGGACGGCATCTTCCGCATCAGCACGCCCCTGCCGCCCTCGGTGGTGCCCGGGGGCTTCAGCTTCAACCAGTACCTGGTGGTGGACGACGAGCCGCTGCTCTTCCACACCGGCCCCCGGCGCTTCTTCCCGCTGGTGCGCGACGCCATCGCGAGCGTGCTCCCGCTCGAGCGCCTGCGCTGGCTGGGCGTCAGCCACGTGGAGGCGGACGAGTGCGGAGCGCTCAACGCGCTGCTCACGGTGGCGCCCCAGGCGCAGCCAGTGTGCTCGCGCGTCGCGGCGCTCACCTCCCTGGAGGACATGGCGGACCGGCCGCCGCGCGCGCTCGCGGACGGCGAGACCCTGTCGCTGGGGCGCCACAGCGTGACCTGGCTGGACACCCCGCACCTGCCGCACGGCTGGGAGTGCGGCTACCTCTTCGAGGCGAGCACCCGCACGCTCCTGTGCGGAGACCTCTTCACCCAGCCCGGGGGCGCCGCGTGCCCGCCGCTCACCGAGGGCGACATCCTGGGGCCCAGCGAGGCCTTTCGCGGCGCGCTGGACTACTTCAGCCACTCGGACACGGCGCGGGGACAGCTCGCGCGGCTCGCCCGGGTGGACCCGCGCACGCTCGCGTGCATGCACGGCAGCGCGTGGGCGGGGGAGGGCGGCGCGCTCTTGCAGGCGCTCGCGGACTCGATGTGCGGGCCGGCCCTGCGCGCCTGA
- a CDS encoding SPFH domain-containing protein gives MNFDFSGVLHGVLLGAGLYLFLRCVVGGFFTVDQNERAVKTAFGRAERLGPGLTNRTGPLSEGLARTDEERYDYPRLRVIPPGGPYFKWPWEKVHKVSVATRTLNMAQDPESPRANQGGKVLEAVTKDQLNTGLTGQIRYRVSEKNLYAFLFGVKQPIVHTMAYFVSILRERIANFEAPPHSPDEQRASQPAEAAVVSGVSINDLRKNMRDLNEHMDRECKGSEARYGIVLDASLITSIDPPNEVESALAAINTAHNHVSSEVSLAQASADQKIVQSRRAVEIETLRAQTEVEPLVALSSELALLKRSGPAALAGYVRNIRLGLYSKAQQVVLGVKNG, from the coding sequence ATGAACTTCGACTTCTCCGGGGTGCTGCACGGCGTGCTGCTGGGCGCCGGCCTCTACCTCTTCCTGCGCTGCGTGGTGGGCGGCTTCTTCACGGTGGACCAGAACGAGCGCGCGGTGAAGACCGCCTTCGGGCGCGCCGAGCGGCTGGGGCCCGGGCTCACCAACCGCACCGGCCCCCTGAGCGAGGGGCTCGCCCGCACGGACGAGGAGCGCTACGACTACCCGCGCCTGCGCGTGATCCCCCCCGGCGGCCCCTACTTCAAGTGGCCCTGGGAGAAGGTGCACAAGGTGAGCGTGGCCACCCGCACGCTCAACATGGCGCAGGACCCGGAGAGCCCGCGCGCGAACCAGGGCGGCAAGGTGCTGGAGGCGGTCACCAAGGACCAGCTCAACACCGGCCTCACCGGGCAGATCCGCTACCGCGTGAGCGAGAAGAACCTGTACGCGTTCCTCTTCGGCGTGAAGCAGCCCATCGTCCACACCATGGCCTACTTCGTGTCCATCCTGCGCGAGCGCATCGCCAACTTCGAGGCGCCCCCGCACTCGCCGGACGAGCAGCGCGCGAGCCAGCCCGCCGAGGCCGCGGTGGTGAGCGGCGTCTCCATCAACGACCTGCGCAAGAACATGCGCGACCTCAACGAGCACATGGACCGCGAGTGCAAGGGCAGCGAGGCGCGCTACGGCATCGTGCTGGACGCGAGCCTCATCACCAGCATCGACCCGCCCAACGAGGTGGAGAGCGCGCTCGCCGCCATCAACACGGCGCACAACCACGTGAGCAGCGAGGTGAGCCTCGCGCAGGCCAGCGCGGACCAGAAGATCGTCCAGTCGCGGCGCGCGGTGGAGATCGAGACCCTGCGCGCGCAGACGGAGGTCGAGCCGCTGGTGGCGCTCTCCAGCGAGCTCGCGCTGCTCAAGCGCAGCGGGCCCGCGGCGCTCGCCGGCTACGTGCGCAACATTCGTCTGGGGCTCTACTCGAAGGCGCAGCAGGTGGTGCTGGGGGTGAAGAATGGCTGA
- a CDS encoding transposase — MTERAWSVSAATAPGGPLALERFERLADGRIAYRMKRAMPGGRTHLHFTGLELLRKLAALVPPPRSNLVRFHGVFAPGSKLRRGVTPVPLSEASALTAPTVHAPRVEAARRERAPRLDWAGLLQRTFALDVFLCTRCGGKRRVLSYLADPPVVRAILAHVGEATGVPPLAAAQGPPGWE, encoded by the coding sequence ATGACAGAGAGGGCCTGGAGCGTCTCTGCCGCTACGGCGCCCGGGGGGCCGCTGGCCCTGGAGCGCTTCGAGCGCCTTGCAGATGGGCGAATTGCCTACCGGATGAAGCGGGCAATGCCGGGCGGGCGCACGCACCTGCACTTCACCGGGCTCGAGCTCCTACGCAAGCTCGCGGCCCTGGTGCCGCCGCCCCGCAGCAACCTGGTGCGCTTCCACGGCGTCTTCGCACCGGGGTCGAAGCTGCGCAGGGGCGTCACCCCGGTACCCTTATCCGAAGCATCCGCGCTCACTGCGCCGACAGTCCATGCCCCGCGGGTGGAGGCCGCCCGGCGGGAGCGCGCTCCGCGCTTGGACTGGGCGGGGCTGCTGCAGCGCACCTTCGCCCTGGACGTCTTCCTCTGCACCCGCTGCGGGGGCAAGCGCCGGGTGCTGTCGTACCTGGCGGACCCACCCGTCGTCCGGGCCATCCTCGCTCACGTGGGCGAGGCGACGGGGGTGCCGCCGCTGGCGGCCGCGCAGGGACCGCCGGGGTGGGAGTAG
- a CDS encoding MBL fold metallo-hydrolase: MLGLLVLLGLFLAVGLTAKSIPEDAPPFFDLEAVRALARSGEGPLPKELRAQRVASGELPARVLAVAGGGFGPVTFEFFTYQLVWEDGRTAVLDAVADEKTFAENLPVKEFDAAAWARMQEAMRKADVVAVTHEHFDHASGIAHSPYLAELAPHVALTEAQLVGHHAERAGFTPEVCAHFTPLRYQGLHRLRPGVVLIAAPGHTPGSQLVYVQLAGGQEFLLVGDVAWQRENIEQPVMHPRLANWLGQEDADAMARELRELHTLLRTAPQVHQVVAHDGGQMADLMRRGLVQEGLR; the protein is encoded by the coding sequence GTGCTGGGACTGCTCGTGCTGCTGGGCCTCTTCCTGGCAGTGGGGCTGACCGCGAAGTCCATCCCCGAGGACGCGCCGCCCTTCTTCGACCTCGAGGCGGTGCGCGCGCTCGCCCGCAGCGGCGAGGGGCCCCTGCCGAAGGAGCTGCGCGCCCAGCGGGTGGCGAGCGGCGAGCTGCCCGCGCGGGTGCTGGCGGTGGCGGGCGGCGGCTTCGGGCCGGTCACCTTCGAGTTCTTCACCTATCAGCTCGTCTGGGAGGACGGGCGCACGGCGGTGCTGGACGCGGTGGCGGACGAGAAGACCTTCGCGGAGAACCTCCCCGTGAAGGAGTTCGACGCAGCCGCGTGGGCGCGCATGCAGGAGGCGATGCGCAAGGCGGACGTGGTGGCGGTGACGCACGAGCACTTCGACCACGCCTCGGGCATCGCCCACTCGCCCTACCTTGCCGAGCTCGCCCCGCACGTCGCGCTGACGGAGGCGCAGCTGGTGGGGCACCACGCGGAGCGGGCGGGGTTCACCCCCGAGGTGTGCGCGCACTTCACCCCCTTGCGCTACCAGGGGCTGCACCGGCTGCGGCCCGGCGTGGTGCTCATCGCGGCGCCGGGCCACACGCCCGGCAGCCAGCTCGTCTACGTGCAGCTCGCGGGCGGCCAGGAGTTCCTGCTGGTGGGCGATGTCGCCTGGCAGCGCGAGAACATCGAGCAGCCGGTGATGCACCCGCGGCTCGCCAACTGGCTCGGCCAGGAGGACGCGGACGCGATGGCGCGCGAGCTGCGCGAGCTGCACACCCTGCTGCGCACCGCGCCCCAAGTGCACCAGGTGGTGGCGCACGACGGCGGGCAGATGGCCGACCTGATGCGCCGCGGGCTGGTGCAGGAGGGGCTGCGGTAG